From Diaminobutyricibacter sp. McL0608, one genomic window encodes:
- a CDS encoding YczE/YyaS/YitT family protein, whose amino-acid sequence MKSRLLLTRRLIQLLVGLFLYGIAISMMVRAGIGVSPWDVLAQGLSLKTDIPFGLITNIVGLVVLLFWIPLKQRPGLGTVLNVLLIGPAAQFGLWLIPQQTEPWIQVALFTAGLGLLAIATGLYIGPRMGPGPRDGLMTGLHARTGWPIWSVRTGIEVTVLVIGWFLGGNVGIGTLAFAVLIGPLCSLTLPLFAIRLPEAAKADAQERELEGSAEQAVQYDVREGLLLESDAGSRDRAMRRATSSAIGAHGADRSRQAPRADARTIAAYWLDDRLFGRRRPRAGRVTRVAHATHH is encoded by the coding sequence GTGAAATCCCGACTCCTTCTGACGCGACGCCTCATCCAACTGCTCGTCGGCCTCTTCCTCTACGGAATCGCCATCAGCATGATGGTGCGCGCCGGCATCGGTGTCTCCCCGTGGGACGTCCTCGCCCAGGGCCTCTCACTCAAGACGGACATCCCGTTCGGCCTCATCACGAACATCGTCGGTCTGGTCGTCCTGCTCTTCTGGATCCCGCTCAAGCAGCGGCCCGGACTCGGCACCGTGCTGAACGTGCTGCTCATCGGACCGGCGGCCCAGTTCGGCCTCTGGCTCATCCCACAGCAGACGGAGCCCTGGATCCAGGTCGCACTCTTCACCGCCGGCCTCGGGCTGCTGGCGATCGCGACCGGCCTCTACATCGGCCCGCGCATGGGCCCAGGCCCGCGCGACGGCCTGATGACCGGCCTCCACGCCCGCACGGGCTGGCCGATCTGGTCGGTACGAACCGGTATCGAGGTGACGGTGCTGGTCATCGGATGGTTCCTCGGCGGCAACGTAGGCATCGGAACCCTGGCCTTCGCCGTGCTCATCGGGCCGCTCTGCAGCCTCACTCTGCCGCTGTTCGCGATCCGGCTGCCGGAGGCGGCGAAGGCGGATGCGCAGGAGCGGGAACTCGAAGGCTCCGCGGAGCAGGCGGTCCAGTACGACGTGCGCGAGGGTCTTCTCCTCGAGTCGGATGCGGGATCCCGCGACCGCGCGATGCGACGTGCCACGAGCTCGGCGATCGGCGCACACGGGGCGGACCGCTCCCGTCAGGCGCCCCGCGCGGATGCACGCACGATCGCGGCCTATTGGCTCGACGACCGGCTGTTCGGTCGGCGGCGGCCCCGCGCAGGCCGGGTCACGCGAGTGGCCCACGCGACCCACCACTGA
- a CDS encoding MerR family transcriptional regulator → MNAAVTEETRDRSIQDIARLAGTTSRTLRHYDDIGLLEPSRIGANGYRYYDQHALVRLQRILLLRDLGLGLPAIAEVLGNQADAAHALAGHLEWLREEQKRLARQIASVETTIEAMKGGEQIMAEEMLDGFDHTQYKEEVEERWGKDAYAKSDAWWRGMSASERADWQHRQKQLAADWIAAAQAGETPDGEVAQALAQRHFDWLRDIPGTPGGGAEGPSRAYFTGLGEMYVADPRFGANYGGQAGAEFVRDAMKAYADRNL, encoded by the coding sequence ATGAACGCGGCAGTGACCGAGGAGACCCGGGACCGGTCCATCCAGGACATCGCCCGCCTCGCCGGAACGACGAGCCGCACGCTCCGCCACTACGACGACATCGGACTCCTCGAACCGAGCCGGATCGGCGCCAACGGGTACCGGTATTACGACCAGCACGCGCTCGTGCGGCTGCAGCGCATCCTGCTGCTCCGCGACCTCGGTCTCGGACTCCCTGCGATCGCGGAGGTTCTCGGCAACCAGGCGGATGCAGCCCACGCCCTCGCGGGCCACCTCGAGTGGCTGCGCGAGGAACAGAAGCGGCTGGCGCGACAGATCGCGTCCGTCGAAACGACCATCGAAGCGATGAAAGGAGGTGAACAGATCATGGCAGAAGAGATGCTCGACGGATTCGACCACACCCAGTACAAGGAGGAGGTCGAAGAACGCTGGGGCAAAGACGCCTATGCGAAGAGCGACGCGTGGTGGCGCGGAATGTCGGCGAGCGAACGCGCGGACTGGCAGCACCGGCAGAAACAGCTCGCTGCGGACTGGATCGCGGCCGCCCAGGCCGGCGAAACGCCCGACGGCGAGGTGGCGCAGGCACTCGCGCAACGTCACTTCGACTGGCTTCGCGACATCCCGGGAACGCCGGGTGGCGGCGCAGAAGGCCCGAGCAGGGCGTACTTCACCGGGCTCGGTGAGATGTACGTGGCCGACCCGCGTTTCGGCGCGAACTACGGAGGCCAGGCGGGCGCGGAGTTCGTGCGCGACGCGATGAAGGCGTACGCCGACCGCAACCTGTAG
- a CDS encoding antibiotic biosynthesis monooxygenase, whose translation MTPQEPRSDASREPRPIPVTVAITRRVDPGRIADVTHWVQEGVNLANEYEGFLGSGWVRASADSDEWHMLYRFADARTLEAWEASDDRADWLFDGRELVEVARVEKRTGIEGWFDAPQPGIAAAPPRWKQAVTIWLGFFPLNLAFTSLVNWLVPGWHQLWPLVTVLVTTLILTPIMTYLLLPFVTRMLHPWLQGARRMRPA comes from the coding sequence ATGACTCCACAAGAGCCCCGCTCCGACGCTTCACGAGAGCCTCGCCCCATCCCCGTCACCGTCGCGATCACGCGCCGCGTGGACCCCGGTCGCATCGCCGACGTGACCCACTGGGTGCAGGAAGGTGTCAACCTCGCCAACGAATACGAGGGCTTCCTCGGCTCGGGCTGGGTGCGCGCATCCGCCGACTCCGACGAGTGGCACATGCTCTACCGTTTCGCCGACGCGCGCACGCTTGAAGCCTGGGAGGCATCCGACGACCGTGCCGACTGGCTCTTCGACGGCCGCGAACTGGTCGAGGTGGCACGCGTCGAGAAGCGGACCGGCATCGAGGGCTGGTTCGACGCACCCCAGCCCGGCATCGCCGCAGCACCCCCGCGCTGGAAGCAGGCCGTGACGATCTGGCTCGGGTTCTTTCCGCTGAACCTCGCGTTCACGTCGCTCGTGAACTGGCTGGTTCCGGGCTGGCACCAGCTCTGGCCGCTCGTGACCGTCCTGGTGACGACGCTCATCCTGACGCCGATCATGACGTATCTGCTGCTCCCGTTCGTCACGCGGATGCTGCACCCGTGGCTGCAGGGAGCCCGGCGGATGCGGCCGGCCTAG
- a CDS encoding DUF4097 family beta strand repeat-containing protein: protein MAQDKWLILPGETKVIDLELVRSLKVGFVGGQIDIIGHDEPGARVEVHSISGRDLKITLDGDRLEIDHPQLRWDNFIEVFKSLRSNAKADVSVLVPRDVALKFGIVSANALVSGLVTDARLSTVSGDLVVDGLSGNLELNGVSGELSVRNHTGKIHAHTVSGDVTATGAIQRFSSDGVSGNVLLDITGTPDEINANTVSGDLTVRIPQAVGARYRINTVSGRMQLDNAVLHGPAGKGFSGTTGTLDGTWVDITVNSVSGDVSVFRSEPDADASSTRGTSGATA from the coding sequence ATGGCACAGGACAAGTGGCTGATCCTGCCCGGCGAGACCAAGGTCATCGACCTCGAGCTGGTACGTAGCCTCAAAGTCGGATTCGTCGGAGGACAGATCGACATCATCGGTCACGACGAGCCCGGCGCGCGCGTCGAGGTGCATTCGATCTCCGGGCGCGACCTCAAGATCACACTCGACGGCGACCGTCTCGAAATCGACCACCCGCAGCTTCGGTGGGACAACTTCATCGAGGTCTTCAAGTCGCTCCGCAGCAACGCCAAGGCTGATGTGAGCGTGCTGGTCCCCCGCGACGTCGCACTCAAGTTCGGCATCGTCTCCGCCAACGCGCTCGTCTCCGGCCTCGTGACCGACGCCCGGCTGAGCACCGTCTCCGGCGACCTCGTCGTCGACGGCCTGAGCGGCAACCTCGAACTCAACGGGGTCAGCGGCGAGCTCTCCGTGCGCAATCACACCGGCAAGATCCACGCGCACACCGTCTCGGGCGACGTCACCGCCACCGGGGCGATCCAGCGGTTCAGCTCCGACGGCGTCTCGGGCAACGTGCTCCTCGACATCACCGGAACCCCCGATGAGATCAACGCCAACACGGTCTCCGGAGACCTGACGGTCCGCATCCCCCAGGCCGTCGGCGCCCGCTACCGCATCAACACCGTCTCGGGTCGCATGCAGCTCGACAACGCCGTGCTCCACGGCCCCGCGGGCAAGGGATTCAGCGGCACCACGGGCACCCTCGACGGCACCTGGGTCGACATCACCGTGAACTCGGTCTCGGGCGACGTCTCCGTGTTCCGCAGCGAGCCGGACGCGGATGCCTCCAGCACGAGGGGAACGAGCGGAGCGACCGCATGA
- a CDS encoding PadR family transcriptional regulator — MNPVFAHGNLRLYLLSLLAESPKHGYELIQALSERFGGTYSPSAGTIYPRLAKLEEEGLVTKNTEGRKTVYSITEEGRAELESREGELDAIEDEVTDSVRRLADEVRAGVNEAMRSLRADLASAARDAKRSKRPVDYQYDARQTANAAAREAEAILNEFRQQLRTDLRSQAARGGLPESVIPQLRLELARVRASILETLSRT, encoded by the coding sequence ATGAATCCCGTCTTCGCCCACGGCAACCTGCGCCTCTACCTGCTGAGCCTGCTGGCCGAGTCGCCGAAGCACGGCTACGAACTGATCCAGGCGCTCAGCGAGCGCTTCGGCGGCACGTACAGTCCGAGCGCCGGGACCATCTACCCGCGACTGGCGAAACTCGAAGAAGAAGGCCTGGTCACGAAGAACACCGAAGGCCGCAAGACCGTCTACTCGATCACGGAGGAGGGCCGGGCCGAACTCGAGTCGCGCGAAGGCGAGCTCGATGCGATCGAGGATGAGGTCACCGACTCGGTGCGGCGCCTCGCCGACGAGGTGCGCGCCGGAGTCAACGAGGCGATGCGGAGCCTGCGGGCGGATCTCGCCTCTGCGGCGCGCGACGCCAAGCGCAGCAAGCGTCCGGTGGACTACCAATACGACGCCCGCCAGACCGCGAACGCTGCGGCGCGCGAGGCTGAGGCCATCCTGAACGAGTTCCGGCAGCAGTTGCGGACGGATCTGCGCTCCCAGGCCGCTCGCGGAGGGCTGCCCGAGTCGGTCATCCCCCAGCTGCGCCTCGAGCTCGCCCGGGTTCGCGCATCCATTCTCGAGACGCTCAGCCGGACCTGA
- a CDS encoding MarR family winged helix-turn-helix transcriptional regulator — protein MPVQTEPVNLLKLENQVCFALAVASRSVNAVYRPLLEPLGLTHPQYLVMLALWDRSPRSVKDLGETLQLEPATLSPLLKRLEAIGYVRRRRSEADERMLELTLTDAGVALRSRAETIPPRIVERLGMRLDELERLRASLNQVIAAAQQE, from the coding sequence ATGCCCGTCCAGACCGAACCGGTGAACCTGCTCAAGCTCGAGAACCAGGTGTGCTTCGCCCTCGCTGTCGCATCCCGCAGTGTCAACGCGGTCTACCGGCCGCTGCTCGAGCCTCTCGGGCTGACCCATCCCCAGTATCTGGTCATGCTCGCCCTCTGGGATCGCAGCCCGCGCTCGGTCAAAGACCTGGGTGAGACCCTGCAGCTCGAGCCCGCAACGCTCTCGCCCCTGCTCAAACGGCTTGAGGCGATCGGGTACGTCCGACGCAGGCGGAGCGAGGCGGATGAGCGGATGCTCGAGCTCACGCTGACGGATGCGGGAGTCGCGTTGCGGAGCCGGGCGGAGACCATTCCGCCACGGATCGTGGAGCGGCTGGGCATGCGGCTGGACGAGCTGGAACGGCTCCGCGCGTCGCTGAATCAAGTCATTGCAGCCGCGCAACAAGAGTGA
- a CDS encoding APC family permease: protein MIGDPLPSEKLEGQLLPKHLALPIFASDALSSVAYAPQELLMILLLGGLAFLSFAPWVAAAVVVLLITVVASYRQLVKAYPSGGGDYEVAHKNLGEKAGLVVASALLVDYVLTVAVSVASGVDNIISALPFLSEFRVEMAVGFVVVIAAVNLRGVRESSKAFAIPTYIFIGSIFLMIVTGLVQTFLGHPPVAESAAFGVKAASITQAATILLLLRAFSSGCSALTGVEAVANGVPAFRTPKIKNARHTLGLMGGIAIVLFAGLTAVALISGVHYAENPCDLQGWAQCATEPQRSLIAQIASATFGNNSLLFFVVQAATAVVLLLAANTAFNGFPLLGSVLAKDSYAPKSLNTRGDRLVYSNGMILLALAATVLLIVYQANLTQLIQLYIIGVFVSFTLGQTGMVKHWITLLRAGTTERGSVIRSLSINAFGALLTAVVLIVVTITKFTHGAYLVFIFMPILFTLMLGVNRYYRDVEKEVEVDPVTTFGSNGDHAIVLIGKMQKPGLKALDYAIAARHDSIEAVHVSIDDDATAKLQRQWIEQNIHVPLTIIESPYREFGLPLIKYLKHRREEHGSEVVTVYLPQYIVGHWWENMLHNHRARRIRQQLMLCHGVTVALVPWLLDSSSLIYGRRSRPLPGQDRRGEPIRPVARRPLEPASTNLRVRQGMTSAAAESAAAKAAANAAAKSTAAAAKSSAAAAKKSAAAAKAAGVAPAPAAPAAAASKQQNPKQPARAKR from the coding sequence TTGATCGGCGACCCGCTTCCGAGCGAAAAACTCGAAGGACAGCTACTCCCGAAGCACCTCGCCCTACCCATCTTCGCCAGCGACGCACTCTCGTCTGTGGCGTACGCTCCGCAGGAACTCCTGATGATCCTGCTGCTCGGTGGACTTGCGTTCCTGAGCTTCGCGCCGTGGGTCGCCGCAGCCGTCGTGGTGCTGCTCATCACCGTCGTCGCCTCGTACCGTCAGCTCGTCAAGGCCTACCCGTCCGGCGGCGGCGACTATGAAGTCGCACACAAGAACCTGGGCGAGAAGGCCGGCCTCGTCGTCGCATCCGCCCTCCTCGTCGACTACGTGCTCACGGTCGCCGTGTCGGTGGCCTCCGGCGTGGACAACATCATCTCCGCGCTGCCGTTCCTGAGCGAGTTCCGCGTCGAGATGGCCGTCGGCTTCGTCGTCGTCATCGCCGCGGTGAACCTGCGGGGGGTGCGCGAATCCAGCAAGGCGTTCGCCATCCCGACCTACATCTTCATCGGAAGCATCTTCCTGATGATCGTGACGGGGCTAGTCCAGACGTTCCTCGGTCATCCCCCGGTCGCGGAGTCGGCGGCCTTCGGGGTGAAGGCCGCCAGCATCACGCAGGCCGCGACCATCCTGCTGCTGCTTCGTGCGTTCTCGAGTGGATGTTCGGCCCTGACCGGTGTCGAAGCGGTCGCCAACGGCGTCCCGGCTTTCCGCACCCCCAAGATCAAGAACGCCCGCCACACCCTCGGCCTGATGGGCGGCATCGCGATCGTGCTGTTCGCAGGCCTCACCGCCGTCGCACTCATCTCCGGCGTCCACTACGCCGAGAACCCGTGCGACCTGCAGGGCTGGGCCCAGTGCGCGACGGAGCCGCAGCGCTCGCTGATCGCCCAGATCGCATCCGCCACGTTCGGCAACAACTCCCTGCTCTTCTTCGTCGTGCAGGCCGCGACCGCGGTCGTCCTGCTCCTCGCGGCGAATACGGCGTTCAACGGCTTCCCGCTGCTCGGCTCCGTGCTCGCGAAAGACTCCTACGCGCCCAAGTCGCTGAACACCCGCGGCGACCGCCTGGTCTACTCGAACGGGATGATCCTGCTGGCGCTCGCCGCTACGGTGCTGCTCATCGTGTACCAGGCGAACCTGACCCAGCTCATCCAGCTGTACATCATCGGCGTCTTCGTCTCGTTCACCCTCGGCCAGACCGGGATGGTGAAGCACTGGATCACGTTGCTGCGCGCCGGGACGACCGAACGTGGAAGCGTCATCCGGAGCCTCTCGATCAACGCCTTCGGCGCGCTGCTCACCGCGGTCGTACTGATCGTCGTGACGATCACGAAGTTCACGCACGGTGCGTACCTCGTGTTCATCTTCATGCCCATCCTCTTCACCCTGATGCTCGGCGTGAACCGCTACTACCGTGACGTCGAGAAAGAGGTCGAAGTCGACCCGGTCACGACGTTCGGAAGCAACGGCGACCACGCCATCGTGCTCATCGGAAAGATGCAGAAGCCGGGCCTCAAGGCGCTCGACTATGCGATCGCAGCGCGGCACGATTCGATCGAGGCCGTGCACGTGTCGATCGACGACGACGCGACTGCGAAACTGCAGCGGCAGTGGATCGAGCAGAACATCCATGTGCCGCTGACCATCATCGAGTCGCCGTACCGCGAGTTCGGACTGCCGCTGATCAAATACCTCAAGCACAGGCGCGAAGAGCACGGTTCCGAGGTCGTCACGGTCTACCTGCCGCAGTACATCGTCGGGCACTGGTGGGAGAACATGCTCCACAACCACCGGGCTCGGCGCATCCGCCAGCAGCTGATGCTGTGCCACGGCGTCACGGTGGCGCTCGTGCCCTGGCTGCTCGACTCGTCGTCGCTGATCTACGGTCGCCGCTCGCGCCCGCTGCCCGGCCAGGACCGCCGCGGCGAGCCGATCCGCCCGGTCGCTCGACGTCCCCTGGAGCCGGCGTCGACCAACTTGCGCGTGCGGCAGGGCATGACGTCGGCGGCTGCCGAGTCGGCTGCGGCGAAGGCGGCTGCGAACGCCGCGGCGAAGAGCACTGCCGCGGCGGCGAAGTCGAGCGCTGCCGCGGCGAAGAAGAGCGCGGCCGCGGCGAAGGCAGCGGGCGTCGCGCCGGCTCCTGCCGCGCCCGCCGCTGCAGCGTCGAAGCAGCAGAATCCGAAGCAGCCGGCGCGCGCGAAGCGCTGA
- a CDS encoding LacI family DNA-binding transcriptional regulator, whose protein sequence is MGILPTVEDVAVAAGVSRQTVSNVLNSPAIVRAETRERVEAAIAELGYRPHASARRLRTQKSSTIGIRLDPITTDGISGSILDRFLHALTEQADAKNLRVTLFTAPDPEAEIRQFQRLSDGADVDAFVLTSTFYGDQRTEWLIEHGHSFVTFGRPWGIDDMNDPKHLWVDVDGRDGLEQATSHLLSTGARRVGYIGWPSPSGTGDDRRRGWLETMQASGGLGDEVLRTLSVATEDGVSFGADAMRRLEAASGGVDAVACASDSLALGALMATAGRIPVVGYDNTPVAASIGFSSVEQPLDEVAAGVLELLTGAHGGRVHSGSDAVADPRHRLVKPRLVVREFRPLGAGAPGA, encoded by the coding sequence ATGGGAATACTCCCGACCGTCGAGGACGTCGCGGTCGCGGCAGGTGTTTCGCGGCAGACCGTCTCGAACGTGCTCAACTCGCCCGCGATCGTCCGCGCCGAGACGCGGGAGCGGGTCGAGGCCGCGATCGCCGAACTCGGGTACCGGCCCCACGCATCCGCCCGCCGCCTGCGAACGCAGAAGAGTTCGACCATCGGCATCCGGCTCGATCCGATCACCACCGACGGGATCTCGGGCTCCATCCTCGACCGCTTCCTCCACGCGCTCACGGAGCAGGCCGACGCGAAGAACCTCCGCGTCACCCTCTTCACAGCGCCCGACCCGGAGGCGGAGATCCGGCAGTTCCAGCGACTCAGCGACGGGGCCGACGTGGATGCGTTCGTGCTGACATCGACGTTCTACGGAGACCAGCGCACGGAATGGCTCATCGAACACGGGCACTCGTTCGTGACGTTCGGGCGTCCATGGGGGATCGACGACATGAACGACCCGAAACACCTGTGGGTCGACGTCGACGGGAGGGACGGGCTCGAACAGGCGACGTCCCACCTGCTGTCGACCGGTGCCAGGCGCGTGGGCTACATCGGCTGGCCGAGCCCCTCCGGCACCGGCGACGACCGGCGGCGTGGGTGGCTGGAGACGATGCAGGCCTCCGGCGGACTCGGCGACGAGGTGCTGCGGACGCTCTCGGTGGCGACCGAAGACGGCGTCTCGTTCGGCGCGGATGCGATGCGGCGTCTCGAGGCCGCATCAGGCGGAGTGGATGCTGTGGCCTGCGCGAGCGACTCGCTCGCCCTGGGTGCGCTCATGGCCACCGCCGGCCGCATCCCGGTCGTCGGTTACGACAACACGCCCGTGGCCGCGTCGATCGGCTTCTCGAGCGTTGAGCAGCCTCTCGACGAGGTCGCTGCCGGCGTGCTCGAGCTGCTCACGGGTGCGCACGGCGGCCGGGTGCACAGCGGGTCGGATGCGGTGGCCGACCCCCGGCACAGGCTCGTGAAGCCGCGGCTCGTGGTGCGCGAGTTCCGGCCGCTCGGGGCGGGCGCACCCGGCGCGTGA
- a CDS encoding sugar ABC transporter substrate-binding protein: protein MQRSSKRWLAAVSLAAATALTLTACGSGFSGSGSSSSSGALTSSNKPLTVLIGSSGDAETKAVTSAVADWSKSSGTKASVIAATDLNQQLSQGFAAKKPADVFYLGTDSLAGYASNGSLLAYGDMLKNKSDFYPALVNSFTYNGKFYCAPKDFSTLQLVINTDLWKAAGLTESDYPTTWDQLEAVAKKLTTPKVVGLSSNGEYARLGSFMVQAGGNLMNDDSTKATANSDANVTALTYVKKLLNEGVYKYAKEGLGEGDGGQALGAGKAAMTIEGNWVVGELSNDFPNVKYTVVPLPAGPAGKGTLQFSNCWGIAADSPNQAAALKLVEQLTTKSDQLAFSKAFGVLPSIKSAADEWKKDNAALVPFLDGANYAKGVPTAKGSADVVTDLNSKLTSLATSDPKAILDATQKNLEAILK from the coding sequence ATGCAAAGAAGCAGCAAAAGGTGGCTCGCCGCGGTCTCGCTCGCGGCGGCAACGGCCCTCACGCTCACCGCGTGCGGCTCAGGATTCAGCGGAAGCGGCAGCAGCTCGTCGAGTGGCGCGCTGACCTCGTCGAACAAGCCCCTCACCGTTCTCATCGGCTCCAGCGGCGACGCAGAGACCAAGGCCGTCACCTCAGCCGTCGCGGACTGGTCGAAGAGCTCGGGTACGAAGGCGAGCGTCATCGCAGCCACCGACCTCAACCAGCAGCTGTCCCAGGGGTTCGCCGCCAAGAAGCCGGCCGACGTGTTCTACCTCGGAACCGACTCCCTCGCCGGCTACGCCTCGAACGGCTCGCTGCTGGCCTACGGCGACATGCTCAAGAACAAGAGCGACTTCTATCCTGCGCTCGTCAACTCGTTCACTTACAACGGCAAGTTCTACTGCGCTCCGAAAGACTTCTCAACCCTTCAGCTCGTGATCAACACCGACCTGTGGAAGGCCGCCGGACTCACCGAATCCGACTACCCGACGACCTGGGACCAGCTGGAGGCCGTCGCCAAGAAGCTGACCACACCGAAGGTGGTCGGTCTGAGTTCGAACGGTGAGTATGCCCGGCTCGGCTCCTTCATGGTGCAGGCCGGCGGCAACCTCATGAATGACGACAGCACGAAAGCCACCGCGAACAGCGACGCCAACGTGACCGCGCTCACCTATGTCAAGAAGCTCCTCAACGAGGGCGTGTACAAGTACGCCAAGGAAGGCCTCGGCGAGGGTGACGGCGGCCAGGCGCTCGGCGCGGGAAAGGCCGCCATGACGATCGAAGGGAACTGGGTCGTGGGTGAGCTCTCGAACGACTTCCCGAACGTCAAGTACACGGTTGTTCCGCTGCCCGCTGGCCCGGCCGGCAAGGGAACGCTCCAGTTCTCGAACTGCTGGGGCATCGCCGCCGACAGCCCGAACCAGGCCGCAGCTCTCAAGCTGGTCGAACAGCTGACCACCAAGAGCGACCAGCTGGCATTCTCGAAAGCGTTCGGAGTGCTGCCCTCGATCAAGTCGGCCGCCGACGAGTGGAAGAAGGACAACGCCGCACTGGTGCCGTTCCTCGATGGCGCGAACTACGCCAAGGGCGTGCCGACGGCGAAGGGTTCGGCCGACGTCGTCACCGACCTCAACTCGAAGCTGACCTCACTGGCGACGAGCGATCCGAAAGCGATCCTCGACGCGACCCAGAAGAACCTCGAGGCCATCCTCAAGTAG
- a CDS encoding carbohydrate ABC transporter permease — protein sequence MTTSTSRPRLTARRRSSGIRRGEAASGWIFTAPMLILLGLFLVIPVLMALWVSFSDWNGNGSPFSSNVKFVGTSNYQALLTGGGLSEQDFGTSLRNNAWYVVLVVPLQTALALFLAVLVNRQILRGRGFFRTAFYFPSVTSSVAITVLWLFLFNASGAVNAVLAWFGVNGPNWFSDPSGIFHNLLAAFGITTGPPALTGNTLLGVSYWDWLGGPSVAMTAFIIMAIFTTSGTFMLVFIAALQNLSVEVSEAAMVDGASGWQRFWRITLPQLRPTLFTVLTLGLIGGWQIFDQIYTGTQGGPAKTTLSPAYLSYQAAFTNQQWGQGAAIAFILFVIIIVFTLFQRWVLRDRPVSKRRMRRYQVTQPTEGRS from the coding sequence ATGACCACGTCCACGAGCCGGCCTCGCCTCACCGCCAGACGTCGCTCCAGCGGCATCCGTCGCGGCGAGGCCGCCTCGGGCTGGATCTTCACCGCCCCGATGCTGATCCTTCTCGGCCTCTTCCTCGTCATCCCCGTGTTGATGGCGCTCTGGGTGAGCTTCTCCGACTGGAACGGCAACGGCAGCCCGTTTTCGTCGAACGTGAAGTTCGTGGGCACGAGCAACTACCAGGCGCTGCTGACCGGCGGCGGCCTGTCCGAGCAGGACTTCGGCACATCGCTGCGCAACAACGCCTGGTATGTCGTCCTGGTCGTCCCGCTCCAGACGGCACTGGCCCTGTTCCTCGCGGTGCTCGTCAATCGGCAGATCCTCCGTGGCCGCGGCTTCTTCCGCACCGCGTTCTACTTTCCGTCGGTGACGAGTTCGGTCGCGATCACGGTTCTGTGGCTGTTCCTCTTCAACGCGAGCGGCGCGGTCAACGCGGTCCTGGCGTGGTTCGGCGTCAACGGACCCAACTGGTTCAGTGATCCGAGCGGCATCTTCCACAACCTGCTCGCGGCTTTCGGGATCACGACCGGTCCGCCGGCGCTGACCGGCAACACCCTCCTCGGTGTCTCGTACTGGGACTGGCTGGGCGGCCCGTCCGTCGCGATGACGGCGTTCATCATCATGGCCATCTTCACCACGAGCGGCACGTTCATGCTTGTCTTCATCGCCGCCTTGCAGAACCTGAGCGTCGAAGTGTCGGAGGCAGCGATGGTGGACGGCGCGAGCGGTTGGCAGCGTTTCTGGCGCATCACCCTTCCGCAGCTTCGCCCGACCCTGTTCACCGTTCTCACGCTGGGCCTGATCGGCGGCTGGCAGATCTTCGACCAGATCTACACCGGAACCCAGGGCGGCCCAGCCAAGACGACCCTGTCTCCGGCCTACCTCTCGTACCAGGCGGCTTTCACGAACCAGCAGTGGGGGCAGGGCGCGGCCATCGCGTTCATCCTGTTCGTCATCATCATCGTCTTCACGCTGTTCCAGCGCTGGGTGCTGCGTGACCGCCCGGTGTCGAAGCGGCGGATGCGGCGCTACCAGGTCACGCAACCCACGGAGGGCAGATCATGA